A part of Ictalurus furcatus strain D&B chromosome 8, Billie_1.0, whole genome shotgun sequence genomic DNA contains:
- the slc30a9 gene encoding LOW QUALITY PROTEIN: zinc transporter 9 (The sequence of the model RefSeq protein was modified relative to this genomic sequence to represent the inferred CDS: substituted 1 base at 1 genomic stop codon), whose protein sequence is METKLKQVIRLLMVLIRSNRGKSRAVGKGGLLVLLSTQLTPPTYTVAAAGPWCSKVAKKNIKKEAADRLSSFVSLCICPYPEELCRFSDNFGPLRFAHSFQVEQNCQELEIERFLHRFSLVHAQITVIFKVRNKEQTNQQVFSVKSTYSMVGRSIAMDSTAFGQTPFSVRSLPSCSRMHPVLGETLPLLLSSEAVEAELCGEVSIATMAVLGPCMKQYPNWPTRISHICLLVYSPSGVPLMRGESELQLSFLQSLADSLPWGELGLTQVRCSQTHTAHGSLCAEVEFSINNDHSEEPKPECSRAVSQDVKLEQSRPVEQTLTMFLFIQHNDPFNPQLSDLITSEETLETHLDMVLWYNGEKVRSALQSLLENTVKKYLKRNKSSETFQSAMSVILSSVNSIVSSSSSMEFRSACLNSMKVQNTHDMSISLHQTLQRVINGRFTSRPRCTAEKAEEEAVSEQNSTETCVEGLPGKRAHRDQEQSPLLSKRQCPETSVGDSEASASSLWETLPSPMTSLFCAPLSEGLGEEKGLAGSSSGSLYTTEIKNQEVKSKLGLRIVRFQRCSXRLATARMFSCLAHRPWRTLCRIYLNQQAHLSSRPCYGWQSRCKGHSLWFSFPDPRGASIAWAQVQYFSTAGSSKDGPPTESGQTGTKQSTDEVLAAQPSKETAGSKPLSLSKAESIQVKVRAVLKKREYGTKYTQNNFITAVRAMNEFCLKPTDLEQLRKIRRRSPHDDTEAFTVFLRSDVETKALEVWGSMEALARERNLRKEVEQLYQENIFRNQQLLKEYKDFWGNTKPRSGKRATFLQGPGKVVMVAICINGLNFFFKLLAWVYTGSASMFSEAIHSLADTCNQALLALGISQSVRNPDPGHPYGFSNMRYIASLISGVGIFMMGAGLSWYHGIMGLMHPHPIDSLLWAYCILAGSLVSEGATLLVAINEIKKSSHKQGLSFYEYVMQSRDPSTNVVLLEDAAAVLGVVIAAGCMGLTSLTGNPYYDSLGSLGVGTLLGTVSAFLIYTNTEALLGRSIQAEHVQKLTEFLENDPAVRAIHDVKATDIGLSKVRFKAEVDFDGRVVTRSYLEKQDIDQILNDIQQVKTPEELEAFMLKHGENIIDTLGAEVDRLEKELKQRNPEVRHVDLEIL, encoded by the exons ATGGAAACTAAACTGAAACAG GTGATTAGGTTGCTGATGGTTCTGATCCGCAGTAACCGCGGGAAGTCGCGCGCTGTCGGTAAAGGCGGGTTATTGGTGCTGCTGTCCACACAGCTCACACCGCCGACATACACCG TTGCAGCTGCCGGTCCCTGGTGTTCCAAAGTGGCTAAGAAAAACATTAAGAAAg aggctGCAGACAGACTGTCCTCCTTTGTCTCTCTTTGTATCTGCCCTTACCCTGAAGAGCTCTGCAGGTTTTCAGATAACTTTGGGCCTTTACGCTTTGCGCATTCATTCCag GTAGAACAGAACTGCCAAGAATTGGAGATTGAGAGATTTCTTCATAGATTCAGTCTGGTTCATGCTCAG ATTACAGTTATCTtcaaagtaaggaataaagaacaaacaaaccagCAAGTATTCAG TGTCAAGAGTACATATTCCATGGTGGGTCGCTCCATTGCCATGGACAGTACCGCATTCGGACA GACTCCGTTCTCTGTGAGGTCTCTCCCTTCATGTAGCCGGATGCACCCAGTTTTAGGGGAGACACTCCCTCTCTTACTTTCTTCTGAAGCCGTGGAGGCCGAGTTGTGTGGGGAGGTGAGCATCGCTACCATGGCTGTGCTCGGACCCTGCATGAAGCAGTACCCCAACTGGCCAACTCGCATCTCACACATATGC TTGTTAGTGTATAGTCCCAGCGGCGTTCCTCTAATGCGAGGAGAGAGTGAGCTGCAGCTGAGCTTCCTCCAGAGCCTGGCTGACTCTCTGCCCTGGGGAGAGCTGGGCCTGACTCAAGTCCGCTGtagtcaaacacacactgctcatg GCAGTCTGTGCGCTGAAGTGGAGTTCTCAATAAACAACGATCACAGTGAGGAACCTAAGCCTGAATGCAGCCGGGCAGTGAGTCAGGATGTGAAGCTGGAACAGAGTCGTCCTGTGGAGCAAACACTCACCATGTTCCTTTTCATCCAGCATAATGACCCCTTTAACCCCCAGCTATCTGACTTGATCA cAAGTGAAGAGACTTTAGAGACGCACTTGGACATGGTGCTGTGGTACAATGGAGAGAAAGTGAGGTCAGCACTGCAGTCTCTACTGGAAAATACCGTCAAGAAATACCTTAAAAGAAATAAG TCCAGTGAGACGTTTCAGTCGGCCATGTCGGTGATCTTGAGCTCTGTGAACAGTATTGTGAGCAGCAGTAGCAGCATGGAGTTTCGCTCTGCCTGTCTAAATAGCATGAAG GTACAGAACACCCACGATATGTCTATATCCTTGCATCAAACTCTCCAGAGAGTCATTAATGGCCGTTTTACTTCCCGTCCCAGGTGCACAGCTGAAAAG GCTGAAGAAGAAGCTGTTTCTGAACAGAATAGCACTGAGACTTGTGTAGAGG GACTGCCTGGCAAGAGGGCTCACAGAGATCAGGAGCAGTCTCCATTACTCTCAAAGAGACAGTGTCCAGAGACCAGTGTGGGGGATTCAGAAGCCTCTGCGAGCAGTTTGTGGGAGACTCTGCCGAGTCCGATGACGTCCCTGTTCTGTGCACCGCTATCTGAGGGACTGGGTGAAGAAAAGGGTTTAGCAGGATCTTCGTCTGGCTCCCTATAcactactgaaataaaaaaccaAGAGGTGAAGAGCAAGTTAGGATTAAGGATTGT CAGGTTCCAGCGGTGTTCTTAAAGACTCGCCACAGCGAGGATGTTCTCCTGCCTGGCACATCGGCCATGGCGGACTTTGTGCAGGATTTACCTGAACCAGCAAGCTCACCTGAGCTCACGGCCATGTTATG GCTGGCAAAGCAGATGTAAAGGCCACAGTCTGTGGTTTAGCTTCCCTGACCCCAGAGGAGCTTCTATAGCCTGGGCACAGGTTCAGTACTTTTCTACTGCGGGCAGCAGTAAAGATGGACCACCAACAGAATCGGGACAAACTGGGACAAAACAGAGCACAGACGAAGTGCTCGCTGCTCAGCCCTCCAAAGAGACGGCTg gatCTAAACCTCTGAGTCTGTCAAAAGCAGAGAGTATTCAAGTAAAAG TGCGAGCGGTGCTGAAGAAGCGGGAATACGGTACCAAATACACTCAGAACAATTTCATCACTGCTGTCAGGGCCATGAACGAGTTCTGCCTCAAACCAAC tgaCCTGGAGCAACTGAGGAAGATCCGTCGACGGAGTCCTCACGATGACACAGAGGCGTTCACAGTCTTCTTACGCTCAGACGTTGAGACCAA GGCTCTGGAAGTTTGGGGCAGTATGGAGGCCCTTGCTCGAGAGAGGAATCTCAGGAAAGAGGTGGAGCAACTGTACCAAGAGA ATATATTCCGCAATCAGCAGTTGTTAAAGGAGTACAAGGATTTCTGGGGAAACACAAAA CCTCGATCAGGCAAAAGGGCTACTTTCCTCCAGGGGCCAGGAAAGGTGGTGATGGTAGCTATATGCAT AAACGGACTGAATTTCTTTTTCAAACTTCTGGCGTGGGTTTATACTGGATCAGCCAGCATGTTCTCAGAGGCCATCCATTCCCTGGCAGATACCTGTAACCAG GCTCTTCTTGCACTGGGAATAAGTCAGTCTGTGCGTAACCCTGACCCTGGCCACCC GTACGGCTTTTCCAACATGCGCTACATCGCCTCCCTCATCAGCGGAGTGGGCATTTTCATGATGGGTGCCGGCCTGTCCTGGTACCACGGCATTATGGGACTTATGCACCCTCACCCAATAGATTCGCTGCTCTGG GCATACTGTATTTTAGCTGGATCTCTAGTTTCAGAAGGAG CAACACTCCTGGTGGCCATTAATGAAATCAAGAAGAGTTCTCATAAGCAAGGACTCTCGTTCTATGAATATG TAATGCAAAGTCGTGACCCCAGTACGAATGTGGTCCTGCTGGAGGATGCTGCAGCTGTTCTGGGTGTGGTGATTGCTGCAGGCTGTATGGGTCTGACCTCACTGACAG GTAACCCTTATTATGACAGTCTTGGTTCCCTGGGTGTAGGCACTTTGCTGGGAACTGTCTCAGCCTTCCTCATCTACACCAATACGGAGGCTCTGTTGGGTCGTTCCATCCAGGCCGAGCATGTGCAGAAGCTCACAGAGTTCCTGGAGAACGACCCTGCTGTCAG AGCGATTCATGACGTGAAGGCCACCGATATAGGACTGAGTAAAGTGCGCTTCAAGGCTGAGGTGGACTTTGATGGACGGGTAGTTACACGGTCCTATTTGGAAAAGCAGGACATTGATCAGATCCTAAAC GACATTCAGCAGGTGAAAACTCCTGAGGAGTTGGAGGCCTTTATgttgaagcatggggagaacattaTCGACACCCTGGGGGCAGAGGTGGACCGTCTGGAGAAAGAGCTCAAG caACGCAATCCGGAAGTGCGGCACGTTGATCTGGAGATCCTGTGA
- the grxcr1a gene encoding glutaredoxin domain-containing cysteine-rich protein 1: MERTLLTVEGEKPQKRVRFRVASGSSGRVLKEMFKDDGPSDSLDSDCTSSSEVERASTPSTSGEPNGHIAVYLGSELDDSETEPDDLLLYAGAKDKDRVFSTKRVNILSKNGTVRGVKHKVSAGQIVFDNLTKVTEPELTLEFGRIVIYTTSFRVVRTTFERCELVRKIFQNHRVKFMEKNIALDSEYGKELEARCRRVGEPPPLPVVFIDGHYLGGAEKILSMNESGELQDLLTKIERVQHPHTCQTCGGFAFMPCSMCHGSKMSVFRNCFTDSFKALKCTACNENGLQPCPSCSHEVPAHLSQYPPTFFSPCKELYQKKT, translated from the exons ATGGAGCGGACTTTGTTAACAGTGGAGGGTGAAAAGCCCCAGAAGCGGGTGAGGTTCAGGGTGGCTTCAGGGAGCAGTGGCCGGGTTCTGAAGGAGATGTTTAAAGATGACGGGCCGTCTGACTCTCTGGACTCGGACTGCACCAGTAGCTCAGAAGTGGAGCGAGCCAGCACACCATCCACCAGTGGAGAGCCCAATGGTCACATTGCAGTGTACTTGGGCTCTGAGTTGGACGACAGTGAGACCGAACCAGATGATTTGCTCCTGTATGCTGGAGCCAAGGACAAGGACAGAGTGTTCAGCACCAAACGGGTCAACATCCTGAGCAAGAATGGGACAGTGCGGGGAGTCAAGCACAAAGTCAGTGCTGGTCAAATAGTATTCGACAACCTGACCAAAGTCACTGAG CCTGAGCTGACTCTGGAGTTTGGCCGGATCGTGATCTACACCACCAGTTTCCGTGTGGTCAGGACGACGTTTGAACGCTGCGAGCTGGTGCGCAAGATTTTCCAGAACCACAGGGTGAAGTTCATGGAGAAGAACATTGCTCTGGACAGCGAGTATGGCAAGGAGCTGGAGGCACGCTGCAGACGGGTAGGAGAGCCCCCACCCCTCCCTGTAGTCTTCATCGATGGACACTACCTGGGG ggtgCAGAGAAAATATTGAGTATGAATGAATCAGGGGAACTGCAAGATCTCCTGACCAAAATTGAG AGGGTACAGCACCCCCACACATGCCAGACGTGCGGCGGCTTTGCCTTCATGCCCTGCTCTATGTGCCATGGCAGCAAGATGTCTGTGTTCAGGAACTGCTTCACGGACTCATTCAAAGCCCTCAAGTGCACAGCATGCAACGAGAACGGCCTTCAACCGTGTCCCAGCTGCTCCCATGAAGTGCCTGCACACCTCTCTCAGTATCCACCCACCTTCTTCTCGCCATGTAAAGAACTGTAccagaaaaaaacataa